Within the Bombus vancouverensis nearcticus unplaced genomic scaffold, iyBomVanc1_principal scaffold0114, whole genome shotgun sequence genome, the region atttcttttgtaggttattatcatggtttgaaacaagcaagaaacaatcaagagaacaggaagaactgttgattatatcaattttttcaataacaatataacgataatataagatattaaaataagatattataataagatataagataaatataagatattaatataagataatataaaatataaaactcattgtatttatttacttcaattatttgaaataaagaacagctttattttcatataagactttatttttttaaaaataattactaagataagaaaaactaaaaaacatatttttgataaaatacactcacatatatatgtcgggttataattaggatttaaggcgcgtaatgatcctttgtttgaattagccattgtttttcgaaacagagaatatatttacgtgaataaacaagattttacaaaatattatgaataatgagtttaataaataataagattaacaaacgataagtttaactaataattagattaaagattaataagtttaacgaacaataagaggaacgaataatatgtcttacgaataatgaatttaacgtataatgagattaacgattgataggtttcacgaataatgaatttaattaacgctattaacaatgttccggggttcaaacgaatccacggtcaacgggataactctttactatgtgtagaataattttaaacacaaaatacaattgctgagacactcggtaaattgctcgatgtatcactttccaaggcgatcacacgaatgaatatctgatgaaaatctttttcgctatacgactgcatttgtttgttatatgctcgctggaaacatcgagaaggttccaatcgttgttgctaggcaatttctgtcaaaagtttgttgtatactctttggaaacatcgagaaagattcaaacgccgttactaggcagtttctgtctggagattgattcctaatacaacgtgtgtcccattatatcgacatctctaaagtacaattctatgtgatttctagcgagaacaatacaaccgatccacaccttcgtcaggcaaaacgtttatcccgtgaccgtggctacgttcggcgaccagttgtcacctcgaacccactttcgctttcacaaatatcaaacaattacaaatgacaattgcttaattacagttatgataaaatctaggctaaagcattagaaggcttcctcaaaattgcgaagggaaggctccggttttcctttcatctccgacatatataatacaaggatataatacaaccgaacattttaaacttaacctatagcgcgtgcgcgcacacacacgcgtacacatgacacacatgacacacatgcgcggacacacatgcgcgcacacacatgcgcgcatacacacatgcacacacatgcgaatgatttctcgaacgataatccatttatttatatttttcaatatctgtccttacgattgcgtatttatttgttccacgtatcatatttatctatttgcataactgtaggtgacattttttttaacaattttgctaatatttcataactttttaattcatatttcaaagtggtaacaggtgtttctttcttttcaagtctcctccatatcgggcttatttctagtagccacgcttgcttacaaagcaattttatatctgcacaagaatatctttcagtacattttactatgtggtttacaatatctgtattttctaataagtggttgctaaggtataatttgaatatatcaagtagagcaacttcattgggtaatgatacgtatatttgcttttcgagacgcctgagtaaagctgcatcaatgcccctaataacatatttacaataaatattatcgttctattatactaataataatgaaggaatacttcaaacaacacaataacatatttggaatttggagaaatattacaatattttcaacttagaaaacattgaaataacgtgatatacgtaccaaggggaattagttgtagccagaagaactacattagaattctcattagacactaatccatccaatctagaaagaagttctgatctgaatctctttgcaggttcagacaatatacagtctcctttatttgtggcgatccagtcaatctcgtcgataaaaataattgtaggcgaatgactataggcaaattcaaataaaacctgttcagtttaacaaatgtattattcattaaatattatattcgaaattccttaaattcattgcctcatcacgaatatgatatcatttcgttttccaaacaactattctatttatatataaatgacgaaaaataaaatcaaatctttttatacctagaatctctccttcatagacaaaggaacaaagaaacttacatagacaaagcaacttacacgtatatacttctcggaatcgcctctccatttgctgaccaatgagctggcagttatgttaaaaaaggtgcaatggcattctgtcgcgactgccttcgctaacatcgttttccctgttttgtatatttcttgtaaacacgtacagaaatgaaaagaatgcgagtatcttacctgtaccaggtgggccgtacagcaaaatacctctccagggggaaaacgggccaTCAAAAAAGATAGGATACTCAAGGGGATACACAATggcctccttaacagcggttttacatacttctaggcctataacgtcatcccaatgtacatttaatttgtttactatgatctcctgtgacgatacaaagataaaatggcatcttctctatattaagtaaacgttacgtaatttgatatttgaagcgttactgaaatcacgtcatcgtcgatatacgttgaacggtttatcgatgggaattttatcgtttaaaagctttacgatacgtatattaatcgaaaataacttacgcatgagatgtcctcagcaatctttcgtaattccAGATTATCTTaataaagcttttcaatgcatttcaatatcttcaattgcatggattgttccattgggacgttaaatagctcttctgatgaacgtccatcactctcattggggaATAGTGACTTCACTGTCattgcgagattaatatgattcttattgtcatcagttatcttctgctgtagatttgtctctttcacaggctcacttctcgcttctttactaacagatttggcttttgtctcaatacttctacaaacactggatcatattgtaatacgatacgttgaatatgatacgttgaataccgtttaatatcgttaaataatttaaattcttacgttttgcttgcatttgtcacttccctcgtcatttcccttccagttattttcttacacaatatgggatatttttgaaatttcatcttgtaataattttcatactctgcaacgataatttccaaatcgatgttgtcgcagacccgatgttctggagatagacgagcttcccggaataatacatcgctaatgtctatatacctaaagaaatgtagtttttaattaattatagtttttaactgattaaaaatatttttcgcaatgactgaacactataagataaccatcaaacaactgttttatctctaggtaagacaggcaaaagaatgtatttactatataaatcctcgaagataatttcttgtcttctgctctttaatttccaatttttagatggataagaataatttgaatttatatttcatatatttgtttataactagttaatctacattatcgattgagttattcttaactactgaattaccgatgtcgaattttcaaatttggtttcgccttctctttccacgatgtccactgatttcgattggtcactgacactattcaagagaattggaactaggaatatattttaattataatatactcacccattgtgttccaaataatcacatacaaggtataatatgttccgatgacgttccgaaatacgactctcctcctaatataattattttttcattacaataatataagttttttcatgtaattttttgttacatttgcgaattcaacgagttacacatgatttttcatgaaacacgaacgttaaaaatatttgatacagcctaattataaaaattgttagaagcaaaagtcatagatactatgtgcgagtatcgcatgaaacgaacagctattaagagaactgcagcaatattacaaatcaaataacaaaacacactcgtctgtgacgtggaaattctaaaatctaaaatctaaaatctagaatattccttaccttttttcgcagattataaaatatcttattcatactaccttgcatcgataaatcaccgttcatagtgacactttcaaatcgcctatcgtttctcaatggatacGAGAATATCCGTTTATTGCTTTAAAAACAACccgtccattacgtttctcttaaaaaattctttcaactccgttgaaaaccgagcattaaacaagagacaaacgatttgttgccatggaaatgtttggttcacacataagcaacgcacaaatataatgatagaacagctgagtgtgtgtactgtatagtaagatggatgcaacatggaaatagaaagagaacaccatgtatagatacttcctgtccttgtttaatcaggcatgcacactagtggacactgacgctgctcgtatacctctgttacatatttcctgtacaagtgcgcgtcattagacaaggacggaacatcctctctctacttctctatcgcgtttttagttcgctcacgcgctctgtacttatatctattacatttccaccataagcagcggccgtgcagtgacttacaaaagttccgaacggttccatcctgggcggacggttaattgcgttcggtacttcgagacaggaaggtgagtacagaatcgctcctcttagtactcttattagaagtgttatcatcgaatataagttttttcaataaattcttatcgttttacaatctttctagaatacaatgacgtcagcaatcgatcattttcgcgaatttattgtaaattaattgggggaatatctggagttctttatcggtttcgactgtaaaatcagcaactattcgaatttttcattcataattgtgacgttttcgactcttccgttgccaagaccctcttgagagatttttggcacgttccatcacccttgttaaacgagtgcacattggtggatatattgatttcaaaaaccaatacgtgaacgaggtttattatctcactaggacaaagaaatccgttttattcgcgaattttccgtgtttcttcttaattttcgtgagtgtctggcgcggagcattatttgaatgaacttttcatcgttcagattatatttcgtttaaaaagattgaaattgatgtcgagaggaaatgaaacaaggtgctcgggcattccatcgtttcccggggaaagagaaatatgaaaaaaacggtcgttcttccttctgccattttcgtccattaccaaaatggtatgacccaaatgtcccgggccgtgaatcaatcaagcgaattttgaataatttttgaataatatccagttaataatttgtgaaacaaattaatttcattttatcgttggaaacaaattagttggatttttcttt harbors:
- the LOC143305100 gene encoding katanin p60 ATPase-containing subunit A-like 1 isoform X2; the encoded protein is MLAKAVATECHCTFFNITASSLVSKWRGDSEKYIRVLFEFAYSHSPTIIFIDEIDWIATNKGDCILSEPAKRFRSELLSRLDGLVSNENSNVVLLATTNSPWGIDAALLRRLEKQIYVSLPNEVALLDIFKLYLSNHLLENTDIVNHIVKCTERYSCADIKLLCKQAWLLEISPIWRRLEKKETPVTTLKYELKSYEILAKLLKKMSPTVMQIDKYDTWNK
- the LOC143305100 gene encoding katanin p60 ATPase-containing subunit A-like 2 isoform X1 gives rise to the protein MRLEVCKTAVKEAIVYPLEYPIFFDGPFSPWRGILLYGPPGTGKTMLAKAVATECHCTFFNITASSLVSKWRGDSEKYIRVLFEFAYSHSPTIIFIDEIDWIATNKGDCILSEPAKRFRSELLSRLDGLVSNENSNVVLLATTNSPWGIDAALLRRLEKQIYVSLPNEVALLDIFKLYLSNHLLENTDIVNHIVKCTERYSCADIKLLCKQAWLLEISPIWRRLEKKETPVTTLKYELKSYEILAKLLKKMSPTVMQIDKYDTWNK